The proteins below are encoded in one region of Sedimentibacter sp. zth1:
- a CDS encoding GNAT family N-acetyltransferase, giving the protein MREYYFKEVKSKQFSIYHTIYSKEDINMWFDWKMRLDETSLKENCYFVFLENICIGGVIIEDDEISNSFLIPPYNDRELFWKIVIDYIKRKSKLSCMHFAEMLKQDTEVLQNLGAKISEQRNYMCRPTENIEMNINKDFILENVKEQDYEELALVQIKAYRDSCITKYVILNDKDELVSGLKEDIEAFKQTNTYSMTSIVREKSTNKIVGGCISGRYDEAPNMFGCIFELYVLSEYRKLGFGKAMVNNALSVDFTNTPVIKLNAYIEDTPAISLYNKLGFISGGIFTDLVLHFYNETRN; this is encoded by the coding sequence ATGCGAGAATATTATTTTAAAGAAGTCAAAAGCAAACAATTTTCAATATATCATACAATTTATTCAAAAGAAGATATAAATATGTGGTTTGATTGGAAAATGAGATTAGATGAAACAAGTTTAAAAGAAAATTGTTATTTTGTTTTTCTGGAAAACATTTGCATTGGTGGTGTAATTATAGAGGATGATGAAATATCAAATTCATTTTTAATACCACCATATAACGATAGAGAATTGTTTTGGAAAATTGTAATAGATTATATAAAAAGAAAAAGCAAACTTAGTTGCATGCATTTTGCGGAAATGCTTAAACAAGATACAGAGGTTTTACAAAATTTAGGAGCTAAAATTTCAGAACAAAGAAATTATATGTGTAGACCTACAGAAAATATTGAGATGAATATAAATAAAGATTTTATATTAGAAAATGTGAAAGAACAAGATTATGAAGAATTAGCTTTGGTACAAATTAAAGCATATAGAGATTCATGTATAACAAAATATGTAATACTTAATGATAAAGATGAATTAGTATCAGGACTAAAGGAAGATATAGAGGCATTTAAACAAACTAATACATATAGTATGACATCAATAGTAAGAGAAAAGAGTACAAATAAAATAGTTGGAGGATGTATATCAGGTAGATATGATGAAGCTCCAAATATGTTTGGTTGTATTTTTGAATTATATGTTCTATCTGAATATAGGAAGCTTGGTTTCGGAAAAGCAATGGTTAACAACGCTTTAAGTGTCGATTTTACAAATACACCAGTGATAAAACTAAATGCATATATAGAAGATACTCCCGCTATTAGTTTATATAACAAATTAGGTTTTATAAGTGGAGGAATATTTACAGATTTAGTTCTTCATTTTTATAACGAAACTAGAAACTAA